One window of the Asticcacaulis sp. SL142 genome contains the following:
- a CDS encoding electron transfer flavoprotein subunit beta/FixA family protein, whose protein sequence is MKILVPVKRVIDYNVKVRVKADQTGVDLANVKMSMNPFDEIAVEEAVRLKEAGIATEIVAVSIGVAQCEAILRTALAMGADRGLLIQTDQDIEPLGIAKLLKAVIAEENPNIVLMGKQAIDGDNNATGQMLSTLLGWPQATFASKVVIEGDEAKVTREVDGGLQTLEVKLPAVITTDLRLNDPRYASLPNIMKAKKKPLDTKQVADYGIDVAPRLKVLKVAEPPKRSAGIKVADANALVAHLKTAGVL, encoded by the coding sequence ATGAAAATTCTGGTCCCCGTTAAGCGGGTCATAGATTACAACGTCAAGGTACGCGTCAAGGCCGATCAGACCGGCGTCGATCTGGCCAATGTCAAGATGTCGATGAACCCGTTTGACGAAATCGCCGTCGAAGAGGCTGTGCGTCTCAAAGAAGCGGGCATTGCCACCGAAATCGTCGCGGTCTCCATTGGCGTGGCCCAGTGCGAGGCCATACTGCGAACGGCCCTGGCTATGGGCGCTGATCGCGGCCTGCTGATCCAGACCGATCAGGATATCGAGCCGCTCGGCATCGCCAAGCTGCTCAAGGCCGTGATTGCTGAAGAAAACCCGAATATCGTCCTGATGGGCAAGCAGGCCATTGATGGCGACAACAACGCCACCGGCCAGATGTTGTCGACACTGCTCGGCTGGCCGCAGGCGACCTTTGCGTCAAAGGTGGTCATCGAGGGTGATGAGGCCAAAGTGACCCGCGAAGTCGACGGCGGCCTGCAAACCTTAGAGGTGAAGCTACCGGCGGTCATCACCACCGACCTGCGCCTCAATGACCCGCGCTATGCCTCCCTGCCCAACATCATGAAGGCTAAGAAAAAGCCGCTCGATACGAAACAGGTGGCTGATTACGGCATCGATGTCGCCCCGCGCCTTAAGGTGCTGAAAGTGGCCGAACCGCCCAAGCGGTCGGCGGGCATCAAGGTCGCCGACGCCAACGCCCTGGTCGCCCATCTGAAAACTGCGGGAGTGCTGTAA
- a CDS encoding 3-hydroxybutyryl-CoA dehydrogenase gives MMNIKSVGIIGAGQMGAGIAQVCAQAGYTVLLHDQKIDAVHAALEKINKGFNRLIEKEVITPDDAKASMGRLQPAASAHDLKDCDLVIEAATENEEIKKAIFKSVSEHLKPDAILASNTSSISITRLAAASDRPGKFIGLHFMNPVPVMKLVEIIRGIATDPETYQAAVEFAQSLGKITANSEDYPAFIVNRVLIPMINEAIYTLYEGVGTVEAIDTALKLGANHPMGPLELGDFIGLDTVLAIMEMLHDGLADSKYRPCPLLVKYVEAGWLGRKTGRGFYDYRGEKPIPTR, from the coding sequence ATTATGAATATCAAGTCAGTGGGCATTATCGGCGCGGGTCAGATGGGGGCAGGTATCGCTCAGGTTTGCGCTCAGGCGGGTTACACGGTGCTGCTGCATGACCAAAAGATCGACGCCGTCCACGCTGCCCTTGAAAAGATCAATAAGGGCTTCAATCGCCTGATCGAAAAAGAGGTCATTACGCCGGACGACGCCAAGGCCAGCATGGGCCGCCTGCAACCGGCAGCGTCCGCCCATGACCTGAAAGACTGCGATCTGGTGATCGAAGCCGCCACCGAAAATGAAGAGATCAAAAAAGCCATCTTCAAATCGGTCAGTGAGCACTTAAAACCTGACGCTATTCTGGCCTCCAACACTTCCTCCATTTCGATCACGCGCTTAGCCGCCGCGTCCGATCGTCCGGGCAAGTTTATCGGTCTGCACTTCATGAACCCGGTGCCGGTGATGAAGCTGGTCGAGATTATTCGCGGCATCGCCACCGACCCCGAAACCTATCAGGCCGCCGTCGAATTTGCGCAAAGCTTAGGCAAGATCACCGCCAATTCCGAAGATTACCCGGCCTTTATCGTCAACCGCGTCCTGATCCCCATGATCAATGAGGCGATCTATACCCTGTACGAAGGCGTCGGCACGGTCGAGGCTATCGACACAGCTCTGAAACTTGGGGCCAATCACCCGATGGGGCCGCTGGAGCTTGGCGATTTCATTGGGCTTGATACGGTGCTGGCGATCATGGAAATGCTGCATGACGGTCTGGCGGATTCCAAGTATCGGCCCTGCCCGCTGCTGGTGAAGTATGTCGAGGCTGGCTGGCTGGGACGTAAAACCGGACGCGGCTTTTACGACTATCGCGGCGAAAAGCCGATACCTACCCGTTAA
- a CDS encoding DUF4175 family protein: MKLQRPSRFSDHGRAMTGTEWVMIWERILPALAPIVVSAALIAVGGQWGLFALLVPLAHAGVLAGIVIVTVAFVVRGLMRFKRPTFQEIIARLALDNGYEYHKVLGMRHLKIHPKLKVAKPKAGLAQGDPMALRFVAALAAVLGFLIIGPVSINQVGAAFNPFLEDRPPAPAAIIAVSQNLMSHLPPNG; encoded by the coding sequence ATGAAACTGCAACGACCATCGCGCTTTTCCGATCACGGCCGGGCCATGACCGGCACGGAATGGGTCATGATCTGGGAGCGGATATTACCCGCCCTCGCCCCCATTGTCGTGAGTGCGGCCCTGATTGCCGTCGGCGGTCAGTGGGGCCTGTTTGCACTTTTGGTACCTTTGGCCCATGCCGGAGTTTTGGCTGGAATTGTCATCGTGACGGTGGCGTTTGTCGTGCGGGGCCTTATGCGTTTTAAGCGTCCGACCTTTCAGGAAATCATTGCCCGTCTGGCGCTTGATAACGGCTATGAGTACCATAAGGTCTTAGGGATGCGTCATCTTAAGATCCATCCGAAACTAAAGGTAGCCAAGCCCAAGGCCGGGCTAGCTCAGGGCGATCCGATGGCGCTGCGCTTTGTGGCAGCCCTTGCCGCCGTGCTGGGGTTCCTGATTATTGGGCCGGTATCCATTAACCAGGTCGGCGCGGCCTTTAACCCTTTCCTTGAGGATCGCCCGCCCGCACCCGCCGCGATTATAGCGGTATCCCAGAACCTGATGAGCCATTTACCCCCGAACGGTTAA
- the lysA gene encoding diaminopimelate decarboxylase produces the protein MNHFDYKDGDMFCEQVSLKDLADHIGTPLYVYSSATLERHYKVFAGELIDQPELQSPKGEDPLIAFAMKSNSNRAVLRSLARLGCGADTVSEGEIRRALDAGIAPEKIVFSGVGKTDAEMAFALKVGIYQLNVESRPELLRLSKVAASLNMVAPLVIRINPGVGAGGHAKITTGGAKDKFGVSAQEAIALYAEAASDPNLAPLGIACHIGSQISDLAPMQAAFARMKSWVLELRAQGLSVERLDLGGGLGVPYFNQPAPPSPDVFAEMVALTVGNLGVRYTFEPGRLIAANAGIMLSRVIHVHERKDSGQQFLVVDAAMNDLMRPALYDAFHDIRPVTQVGDAKTAIYDVVGPVCETGDTFTRDRTLPELKAGDLIAFMSAGAYGAVMGGEYNSRPLAPEVLVRDEKWAIVRPRPSYEDMLKRETLPEWLA, from the coding sequence ATGAACCATTTCGACTACAAAGACGGCGATATGTTCTGTGAGCAGGTTTCGCTCAAAGACCTGGCCGACCATATCGGCACGCCGCTTTATGTCTATTCATCCGCCACGCTGGAGCGCCACTATAAGGTGTTTGCGGGGGAGCTGATCGATCAGCCGGAACTGCAAAGCCCCAAGGGCGAAGACCCGCTGATTGCCTTTGCGATGAAGTCGAACTCTAACCGCGCCGTCCTGCGTAGCTTGGCCCGATTGGGCTGCGGGGCCGATACGGTCTCGGAAGGCGAAATCCGCCGCGCCCTTGATGCCGGGATTGCGCCCGAAAAAATCGTCTTTTCCGGTGTGGGCAAGACCGATGCGGAAATGGCCTTCGCGCTCAAGGTCGGTATTTATCAGCTCAATGTCGAATCCCGTCCCGAACTCTTACGCCTATCAAAGGTCGCGGCCTCGCTCAACATGGTCGCCCCGCTGGTCATCCGCATCAATCCGGGTGTCGGTGCGGGCGGGCACGCCAAGATCACCACCGGCGGCGCGAAAGACAAGTTTGGCGTATCAGCTCAGGAGGCGATCGCGCTCTATGCCGAGGCCGCGAGTGATCCCAATCTCGCCCCGCTCGGCATTGCCTGCCATATCGGTAGCCAGATTTCAGACCTCGCGCCGATGCAGGCCGCCTTTGCGCGTATGAAATCATGGGTTCTGGAACTGCGCGCCCAGGGCTTAAGCGTTGAACGGCTTGATCTGGGTGGCGGTTTGGGCGTGCCCTATTTCAACCAGCCCGCCCCGCCCTCGCCCGATGTCTTTGCTGAGATGGTGGCGCTGACCGTTGGTAATCTGGGCGTGCGCTATACCTTTGAGCCCGGTCGCCTGATCGCCGCCAATGCCGGGATCATGCTGTCGCGCGTCATCCATGTTCATGAGCGCAAGGATTCCGGCCAGCAGTTCTTAGTGGTCGATGCCGCCATGAACGACCTGATGCGTCCGGCGCTTTATGACGCTTTCCATGATATCCGCCCGGTCACGCAAGTGGGCGATGCCAAAACAGCCATCTATGATGTGGTGGGCCCCGTGTGTGAAACCGGCGATACCTTCACCCGCGACCGTACCTTGCCCGAACTCAAAGCCGGTGACCTGATCGCCTTCATGTCGGCAGGGGCGTATGGTGCCGTAATGGGAGGCGAATATAATTCGCGTCCACTCGCCCCGGAGGTGTTGGTGCGTGACGAAAAATGGGCAATAGTGCGCCCTAGGCCAAGCTATGAAGACATGCTGAAACGCGAAACACTTCCTGAGTGGCTGGCGTAA
- a CDS encoding twin transmembrane helix small protein, whose translation MNTFLTNLALVAMLSVLVVLGLGIFSLARGGAFRERWSNKLMRLRVLLQAVAIILLCVLLWWRAQNG comes from the coding sequence ATGAATACGTTTCTGACTAATCTGGCGCTCGTGGCCATGCTGAGTGTTCTGGTCGTTTTGGGGCTTGGCATTTTCAGCCTAGCCAGAGGCGGGGCGTTTCGTGAGCGCTGGTCCAATAAGCTGATGCGCCTGCGCGTACTTTTGCAGGCGGTCGCAATTATTCTGCTGTGCGTGCTGTTGTGGTGGCGGGCGCAGAACGGCTGA
- a CDS encoding TlpA family protein disulfide reductase translates to MGEVPDENNGVKKTDAPLTSEKVQAKSELAAKSKIVEGKKNKRRLGMAIGLGIVAVLGAGLFAVIAMKPDSQAVQAVAVPTAQGPLKAYATGTLAKLITHETPKTLTDIEFYDGDKNPIHVSDFAGKVVVLNVWATWCAPCRVEMPTLARLQGMYPVDQMKVLPLSVDTEDKLPDVKSFIGVHEPLGIYNDPHFAAPSNYVVNAMPTTLIIDKQGREVARLEGEAHWDQPEVKAFLDKLLTQ, encoded by the coding sequence ATGGGTGAAGTTCCGGACGAAAACAACGGTGTGAAAAAAACTGACGCACCCTTAACCTCGGAAAAGGTTCAGGCCAAGTCTGAACTGGCGGCAAAGTCCAAAATCGTCGAGGGCAAAAAGAATAAGCGCCGTCTGGGAATGGCGATTGGCCTAGGTATTGTGGCGGTGCTTGGGGCTGGTTTGTTTGCGGTCATTGCCATGAAGCCCGACAGTCAGGCGGTGCAGGCCGTAGCGGTGCCGACTGCACAGGGGCCGCTGAAAGCCTATGCCACCGGCACCTTGGCCAAACTGATCACCCATGAGACGCCAAAGACTCTGACCGACATCGAATTTTATGACGGCGACAAAAACCCCATCCACGTCAGCGATTTTGCGGGCAAGGTCGTGGTGCTGAACGTCTGGGCGACCTGGTGTGCGCCGTGCCGGGTCGAGATGCCTACCTTGGCCCGCCTGCAAGGCATGTATCCGGTCGATCAGATGAAAGTGCTGCCGCTCAGCGTCGATACCGAAGACAAACTGCCCGATGTCAAAAGCTTTATCGGGGTGCATGAGCCGCTGGGGATCTATAACGATCCGCATTTTGCCGCGCCGTCGAACTATGTCGTCAACGCCATGCCCACGACCCTGATCATCGACAAGCAGGGCCGCGAAGTCGCCCGCCTGGAGGGCGAAGCCCACTGGGATCAGCCGGAAGTGAAGGCGTTTTTGGATAAGTTGCTCACCCAGTAA
- the argH gene encoding argininosuccinate lyase produces MTDQSDPQKPVAPEGQKMWGGRFNAKPDQIMQAINVSIEVDKRLWAQDIAGSRAHAAMLSQQGIISSDDAQQIDTGLATIAEEIQSGVFPFRAEYEDIHMNVEARLRELIGATAGRLHTARSRNDQVATDFRLWVRAQVDQTIVQLTDLQQALLERAEEYADALMPGFTHLQPAQPVTFGHHLMAYVEMFSRDASRFADARARMNENPLGSAALAGSPFNIDRFATSAALGFDRPMGNSLDGVSARDFALESLSHASICAGHLSRLAEEIVIWTTPQFGFIKLSDAFSTGSSIMPQKRNPDAAELVRAKTGRITGALMALTTVMKGLPLAYSKDMQEDKPPVFEAFDSLELALSAMTGMVRDLTANTARMKAAASGGFSTATDLADWLVRNLNMPFRDAHHVTGAAVKLAESRDIDLAQLSLNDLQKLEAGITDDVYKVLTPEASCASRQSYGGTAPDQVRLQIERHKQRLS; encoded by the coding sequence ATGACCGATCAATCCGACCCTCAAAAACCCGTGGCCCCGGAAGGCCAGAAAATGTGGGGCGGTCGCTTCAATGCCAAGCCCGATCAGATCATGCAGGCCATCAATGTCTCCATTGAGGTCGACAAGCGCCTGTGGGCTCAGGACATTGCGGGCTCACGCGCCCACGCCGCCATGTTAAGCCAGCAAGGTATCATAAGTTCTGACGATGCCCAACAGATTGATACCGGTTTGGCGACAATTGCCGAAGAGATTCAATCAGGTGTATTCCCCTTCCGCGCGGAATATGAGGACATTCACATGAATGTCGAGGCGCGCCTGCGTGAACTGATCGGTGCCACCGCCGGGCGTTTGCATACCGCCCGCTCGCGCAACGATCAGGTCGCGACCGATTTTCGTCTGTGGGTGCGCGCTCAGGTCGATCAGACCATCGTGCAATTGACCGACCTACAACAGGCCTTGCTGGAGCGCGCTGAGGAATATGCCGACGCCCTGATGCCGGGCTTTACCCATCTTCAACCCGCCCAGCCGGTGACCTTTGGCCACCACCTGATGGCCTATGTCGAAATGTTCAGCCGCGATGCGTCGCGCTTTGCCGATGCCCGCGCGCGCATGAACGAAAATCCGCTCGGGTCGGCAGCACTTGCCGGATCGCCCTTCAATATCGACCGCTTTGCGACGTCCGCAGCACTTGGTTTTGACCGGCCAATGGGCAATAGCCTTGACGGCGTCTCCGCCCGCGATTTCGCGCTTGAGTCCTTAAGCCACGCCAGCATTTGCGCCGGTCATCTGTCGCGTCTGGCCGAAGAAATCGTCATCTGGACCACGCCGCAATTCGGGTTCATCAAGCTGTCCGATGCCTTTTCGACCGGCTCCTCGATCATGCCACAAAAGCGCAACCCTGACGCTGCCGAACTGGTGCGCGCCAAGACCGGGCGAATTACCGGTGCTCTGATGGCGCTGACCACCGTCATGAAGGGCCTGCCGCTCGCCTACTCCAAGGACATGCAGGAAGACAAACCACCCGTATTCGAGGCCTTCGATTCGCTTGAACTGGCGCTTAGCGCCATGACCGGCATGGTGCGCGACCTGACCGCCAACACGGCCCGCATGAAGGCGGCAGCCTCCGGCGGGTTCTCGACCGCCACCGACCTTGCCGACTGGCTGGTGCGCAATCTCAACATGCCGTTCCGCGATGCCCACCATGTTACGGGGGCTGCGGTAAAGCTTGCCGAAAGCCGTGACATCGATCTGGCGCAATTAAGCCTCAATGACCTGCAAAAACTTGAAGCGGGCATTACCGATGATGTGTATAAGGTTTTGACTCCCGAAGCCTCCTGTGCGTCGCGCCAAAGCTATGGCGGCACGGCTCCGGATCAGGTGCGTTTGCAAATCGAGCGCCACAAACAGCGCTTAAGCTAA
- a CDS encoding TetR/AcrR family transcriptional regulator — protein MYKAYELKEKLAREERTVPLGARARSKELNRQKILASAKALFKDRGFEAATLRDIAKEAGLSTGALFANFSDKNEIFIKVVEAESAVVLERMIDAHDPTLPLTERLLKQLKCTYEAAHTDMQLILSAFVMHWARRDPAFNEIDRLSDLVRQTMLASLSYAREHNELPAGSPIECASEILEDLCFSNLRRGFHGEMQLSELIERMKQQITLVVAGLKAVAA, from the coding sequence ATGTACAAGGCCTATGAGTTGAAAGAGAAGTTGGCGCGTGAGGAGAGAACTGTGCCGTTAGGTGCCAGAGCCAGATCCAAAGAACTGAACCGCCAAAAGATTCTGGCTTCGGCCAAGGCTTTGTTCAAAGACCGCGGGTTCGAAGCCGCGACCTTGCGCGATATTGCCAAGGAAGCCGGGTTATCCACGGGCGCGCTATTTGCTAATTTCAGCGATAAGAACGAAATTTTTATCAAGGTCGTCGAAGCTGAATCTGCTGTCGTACTGGAGCGCATGATTGATGCCCATGATCCGACCCTGCCTTTGACGGAACGCCTGCTCAAACAACTGAAATGTACCTATGAAGCTGCCCATACCGACATGCAGCTTATCCTGTCGGCCTTTGTGATGCATTGGGCGCGCCGGGATCCGGCGTTTAATGAGATTGACCGCCTCAGCGACCTGGTGCGCCAGACCATGCTGGCCAGCCTGAGCTATGCGCGTGAGCACAACGAACTGCCCGCGGGTAGCCCGATCGAATGTGCCTCTGAGATTCTGGAAGATTTGTGCTTTTCGAACCTGCGCCGTGGCTTTCACGGTGAGATGCAACTCAGCGAGTTGATCGAGCGTATGAAACAGCAAATTACGCTTGTGGTGGCTGGGCTTAAGGCCGTTGCCGCGTAA
- a CDS encoding electron transfer flavoprotein subunit alpha/FixB family protein: MAVLVIADHDGAHLRDTTLKVLSAAKALSPDIDVLVYGAGSATVAVQAAKADGVRKVLTAESAGLNADIAEDVAALIAGLAASYDTIAIPATAAGKNFAPRIAALLDVSIISDVMEVVDANTFVRPIYAGNALETVQTSDTKKVLTVRPTSFAAVAADGGSASVEAASAAADFAGTRFVGEEKVTSDRPELGAAKVVVSGGRALGSAEEFHAVIEPLADKLGAAVGASRAAVDAGYAPNDYQVGQTGKVVAPALYIAVGISGAIQHLAGMKDSKVIVAINKDPEAPIFQIADYGLVEDYKTAVPALMAALG; encoded by the coding sequence ATGGCTGTTTTAGTTATTGCCGACCACGACGGCGCGCACTTACGCGATACCACCCTTAAGGTTCTGAGCGCCGCCAAAGCCCTGTCGCCTGACATCGACGTGCTGGTTTATGGTGCGGGCTCGGCGACCGTAGCCGTTCAGGCCGCCAAAGCCGACGGCGTGCGCAAAGTGCTGACCGCTGAGAGTGCAGGCCTGAACGCCGATATCGCCGAAGATGTCGCCGCACTGATCGCAGGCCTTGCCGCCAGTTATGACACTATTGCCATTCCGGCGACGGCGGCGGGCAAGAACTTTGCCCCGCGCATTGCGGCTCTTCTGGATGTTTCCATCATCTCTGATGTGATGGAAGTCGTTGATGCCAATACGTTTGTGCGCCCGATCTATGCGGGTAATGCGCTGGAAACCGTGCAGACCTCGGATACCAAAAAAGTTCTGACCGTCCGTCCGACCAGCTTTGCGGCGGTGGCCGCTGACGGCGGTTCGGCCTCGGTTGAAGCCGCGTCAGCTGCGGCCGATTTTGCAGGCACGCGCTTTGTCGGCGAAGAAAAAGTCACCTCCGACCGCCCGGAACTGGGGGCGGCCAAGGTCGTCGTCTCCGGCGGACGGGCGCTGGGTTCCGCCGAGGAGTTTCATGCGGTGATCGAGCCTCTGGCCGATAAGCTGGGGGCTGCCGTCGGGGCCTCACGGGCGGCGGTCGATGCCGGTTATGCGCCCAACGACTATCAGGTCGGCCAGACCGGTAAGGTTGTGGCCCCGGCCCTTTATATCGCCGTGGGTATTTCAGGTGCCATTCAGCATCTGGCCGGGATGAAGGATTCCAAGGTTATCGTTGCCATCAACAAAGACCCCGAAGCGCCGATCTTCCAGATCGCGGATTATGGTCTGGTCGAAGACTATAAAACCGCCGTTCCGGCCCTGATGGCTGCCCTCGGTTAA
- a CDS encoding Fe2+-dependent dioxygenase: MLLINRVLDDEDLKRVTALFDEMRLTDGKQTAGAAARKVKSNQQADWRDPKAIALRGFLRKAMERHPLFMSYVRPAKWSRLILSRYGVGNAYGMHTDDAMMKDEAGGHLRTDLSFTLFLSPRDSYEGGALSLESVEGVRDVRLAAGDMIVYRTGLLHQVTPVTEGERRACVGWVQSQIRRDDQREVLFDLDQVRASLPESAQKLMVDKSVGNLLRMWSEV, translated from the coding sequence ATGCTGCTGATCAATCGCGTACTGGATGACGAAGACCTTAAGCGTGTGACGGCCCTGTTTGATGAGATGCGGCTGACCGACGGCAAGCAAACCGCAGGCGCTGCGGCGCGCAAGGTCAAGTCCAATCAGCAGGCCGACTGGCGCGACCCCAAGGCGATTGCCCTGCGTGGTTTCTTGCGAAAAGCGATGGAGCGCCACCCTCTGTTTATGTCCTATGTCCGTCCGGCGAAGTGGTCGCGCCTGATCCTAAGCCGGTACGGTGTCGGCAATGCCTACGGGATGCATACCGATGACGCCATGATGAAGGATGAGGCGGGCGGGCATTTGCGTACCGATTTGTCGTTTACGTTATTTCTGTCGCCGCGTGACAGCTATGAGGGCGGCGCGCTAAGCTTGGAAAGCGTTGAGGGGGTGCGCGATGTGCGCCTTGCGGCCGGGGATATGATCGTCTACCGCACCGGCCTGCTGCATCAGGTAACTCCGGTGACTGAGGGCGAACGGCGCGCTTGCGTTGGCTGGGTGCAGAGCCAGATCCGCCGCGACGATCAGCGTGAGGTGCTGTTTGACCTTGATCAGGTGCGCGCCAGCCTGCCCGAAAGCGCGCAAAAGCTGATGGTCGATAAGAGCGTGGGGAATCTGCTGCGTATGTGGTCCGAAGTTTAA
- a CDS encoding cob(I)yrinic acid a,c-diamide adenosyltransferase, protein MVKLNKIYTRTGDGGDTGLADGARRLKCDARIRAFGSIDEANSMIGVARLYVAGFDGFDALLAQVQNDLFDLGADLAVPEDGQPKSWTPIRIKAAQVTALEAAIDSYNAELSPLNSFILPAGNPLSAHLHLARTIARRAESDLVALTHTPDEVVNPEALKYLNRLSDLLFVLARYANNKGADDVLWVPST, encoded by the coding sequence ATGGTCAAGCTGAATAAGATTTACACCCGCACCGGTGACGGCGGCGACACGGGTCTGGCTGACGGGGCGCGCCGGTTAAAATGCGATGCCCGTATCCGCGCCTTTGGCAGCATTGATGAAGCCAATTCCATGATCGGCGTGGCGCGGCTTTATGTCGCTGGCTTTGACGGTTTCGATGCGCTTCTGGCGCAAGTTCAGAACGATTTGTTCGATCTGGGGGCCGATCTGGCGGTGCCCGAAGACGGCCAGCCTAAGTCCTGGACGCCGATCCGTATCAAGGCCGCTCAGGTCACAGCTCTTGAAGCCGCTATCGATAGTTATAACGCCGAACTGTCGCCGCTAAATTCGTTTATCCTGCCCGCCGGAAATCCTTTGAGTGCGCACCTGCATCTGGCGCGCACCATAGCCCGCCGTGCTGAAAGCGATCTGGTGGCGCTGACGCATACACCCGATGAAGTCGTAAATCCCGAAGCGCTGAAATATCTCAACCGGCTGTCAGATCTTCTGTTTGTACTTGCCCGCTATGCCAACAACAAGGGCGCGGATGATGTGCTGTGGGTGCCGTCGACTTAG
- a CDS encoding DUF418 domain-containing protein — MSDAAPRRIVYLDIVRGLSILGILFVNAIAFAMPMHVYVNPALSPLGMTSADIAVWWVDEVFFTGKFITIFSMLFGVSLHLISASEPDDMPLTGRVIGRRLGWMVIFGLIHGALIWYGDILLLYAICGFVFFSWRNLGAKALLVAGSALYLVGNGIILWPAINDGIGVIPEPSMPLPDLLNPIIEQMRSGFSGSLSGNFAMWSQSIVNEILFYLPVTIGLMMMGLGLFKSGFFRGESRTATYATVIALAGVSLAVIGWQAAVIISEGFPAVRIMGLYAVANEYLSIIVSLGYVSALILIARTPWGLRLLSPLRDAGRMAFTNYLLQSLIMTVIFYGGRAPQSWGLGLYGTVGNAGLVPIVVAIWVGQLIFSHLWMRAFRYGPFEWVWRCLSHQRFVAILK, encoded by the coding sequence ATGTCTGACGCTGCACCCCGCCGTATTGTCTATCTCGACATCGTGCGGGGCCTGAGCATTCTGGGCATATTGTTTGTCAATGCCATAGCCTTTGCCATGCCGATGCATGTCTATGTCAACCCGGCCCTGTCGCCGCTGGGTATGACGTCCGCCGACATCGCCGTGTGGTGGGTTGATGAGGTCTTTTTCACCGGCAAGTTCATCACAATTTTTTCCATGCTTTTCGGCGTCAGCCTCCATCTGATCAGCGCATCAGAACCGGACGACATGCCATTGACCGGGCGGGTGATCGGCAGACGGTTGGGTTGGATGGTGATCTTTGGCCTGATCCACGGCGCGCTGATCTGGTACGGCGATATTTTGCTGCTCTATGCTATATGCGGGTTTGTCTTTTTCAGTTGGCGTAATCTGGGGGCTAAAGCCTTGCTGGTCGCGGGCAGCGCGCTTTATCTGGTCGGCAACGGCATCATCCTGTGGCCCGCGATTAATGACGGCATCGGGGTTATACCTGAACCGTCCATGCCCCTGCCCGATCTGTTGAATCCGATCATTGAGCAGATGCGTTCAGGCTTTTCCGGTTCACTGAGCGGTAATTTCGCCATGTGGTCGCAAAGCATCGTCAATGAAATCCTGTTCTACCTGCCGGTGACGATCGGGCTGATGATGATGGGTCTGGGCCTGTTCAAATCCGGCTTTTTCAGGGGCGAGAGCCGGACGGCCACCTATGCCACGGTCATCGCCCTTGCCGGGGTCAGTCTTGCCGTGATCGGCTGGCAGGCCGCCGTGATCATTAGTGAGGGCTTTCCCGCCGTTCGGATTATGGGGCTTTATGCCGTCGCCAATGAATATCTGTCGATCATCGTCAGTCTGGGCTATGTGTCGGCCCTGATACTGATCGCTCGGACACCGTGGGGGCTTAGGCTGTTGTCGCCTCTGCGTGATGCCGGTCGTATGGCCTTCACCAATTACCTGCTGCAATCGCTGATTATGACAGTGATATTTTACGGTGGTCGCGCCCCGCAAAGCTGGGGGCTTGGGCTATATGGCACGGTTGGCAATGCGGGCCTTGTGCCGATTGTCGTCGCCATCTGGGTGGGCCAGCTTATCTTCAGCCACCTGTGGATGCGTGCCTTCCGCTATGGGCCGTTCGAGTGGGTGTGGCGGTGTCTAAGCCATCAGCGGTTTGTGGCTATTTTGAAATAA